One genomic segment of Vicia villosa cultivar HV-30 ecotype Madison, WI unplaced genomic scaffold, Vvil1.0 ctg.000849F_1_1_3, whole genome shotgun sequence includes these proteins:
- the LOC131631612 gene encoding BAHD acyltransferase BIA1-like, protein MISSSHTHSVYRLLSTLKKNHNKMNEMSNNSNIIKLETLNTFLIKPSKPTPPNLKIFKLSLLDQLSPNIHGNSTFFFPHSHNNSFSHNSNLLQTSLSQTLSLFYPFAGRLQDGTGSTILCNDDDGVLFIESQTTITLSQLLTTPDLNTLECFLPVPTMENKNMLLLLRFTSFTCGSTALTISLTHKITDFNTFITFLKTWTTLCAAAKPVPLPDLTTASTLFPPRDLPEMSASYKPSSKNFTSRRFIFHACKIEQLKRKIKSETEFQPSRVEVVLALIWKSALSASRSKTQSFKRSVLFQAVNLRPRMEPAVPETAVGNFVWSFVVTVEEESHMVLHEIVKRMRNGMKEFIEKEAKTFKEEGGFKVVMESFKDRVEILTENENEGSMVIYKCSSWCKFPVLEIDFGLGKPVWNCCVNKLVSNTIALMDTKDGNGVEAFVTLDEDDMELFEKDEELLHYGVLNPRIII, encoded by the coding sequence ATGATATCATCATCACATACTCACTCTGTATATAGACTCCTATCGACACTCAAGAAAAACCACAACAAAATGAACGAAATGAGTAATAACAGTAACATCATAAAACTTGAAACATTAAACACATTCCTCATCAAACCCTCCAAACCCACCCCACCAAACCTTAAAATCTTCAAACTCTCTTTACTCGACCAACTCTCCCCCAACATCCATGGCAACTCCACCTTCTTCTTCCCACATTCTCACAACAACTCCTTCTCTCATAACTCCAATCTCCTCCAAACCTCTCTCTCCCAAACATTATCCCTATTTTACCCTTTCGCCGGACGTCTCCAAGACGGCACCGGCTCCACCATTCTCTGCAACGACGACGACGGTGTTTTATTCATCGAGTCTCAAACTACCATTACTCTCTCACAACTCCTCACCACCCCGGATCTCAACACCCTCGAATGCTTCCTCCCAGTCCCAACCATGGAAAACAAAAACATGCTCTTATTACTCCGCTTCACCTCATTCACCTGCGGTTCCACCGCACTTACCATATCCCTCACACACAAGATAACCGACTTTAACACGTTCATCACGTTTCTCAAAACATGGACCACCCTATGCGCCGCCGCGAAACCGGTTCCACTCCCTGACTTAACCACCGCCTCCACTCTCTTTCCTCCCAGAGACCTCCCCGAGATGTCCGCTTCCTATAAACCTTCATCCAAGAACTTCACTTCCAGAAGATTTATCTTCCATGCATGCAAAATAGAACAACTCAAGAGAAAAATCAAAAGCGAAACCGAGTTTCAACCTTCGAGAGTCGAGGTTGTTCTGGCTCTCATATGGAAATCTGCCCTTTCAGCTTCTCGTTCCAAAACACAGTCGTTTAAGCGTTCGGTTTTGTTTCAAGCTGTAAACCTCCGTCCACGTATGGAACCCGCCGTACCAGAAACAGCTGTTGGAAACTTTGTGTGGTCGTTTGTGGTGACAGTTGAAGAAGAAAGCCACATGGTATTACACGAGATAGTGAAGAGAATGAGAAATGGTATGAAAGAGTTTATAGAGAAGGAAGCAAAGACTTTTAAGGAGGAAGGTGGGTTTAAAGTGGTGATGGAGAGTTTCAAAGATAGGGTTGAGATTTTGACTGAGAATGAGAATGAGGGTAGTATGGTAATTTACAAATGTTCGAGTTGGTGTAAATTTCCGGTGCTTGAAATTGATTTTGGGTTGGGGAAACCAGTGTGGAATTGTTGTGTGAATAAGTTGGTGAGTAATACAATTGCTTTGATGGATACAAAAGATGGTAATGGAGTTGAAGCTTTTGTCACTCTTGATGAGGATGATATGGAGTTGTTTGAAAAAGATGAAGAGCTTCTACACTATGGTGTGCTTAATCCTAGAATTATCATTTGA
- the LOC131631615 gene encoding uncharacterized protein LOC131631615 encodes MTFYKCIKIKNRQSKISKKEKVPAKMSSISPLRAVWIMAALLLLANTVTVVNSIPNRELNSMLNTLRSRGYHLFCNAILTSDLRFDLLSFDDANSTFTHSFTFFAPTDSSLFALDMTQSASSYTNTLRYHIVPRRLSLGELRLLPNGYTLPTLLHTRHLKVTRHSASSVTFVDGVEVSLPGIFYGRHVVVHGLAGILNPRSNNSSIHSPDHRHSSSRTASHSSVNQTILDPVQNSVSINFTGNRQDSSHPVDAPVPEPAKAPGIGTIHAHSSVNFSKVPSIAPVLPLQDPASARSVSPAGYSDAEAPAPVDLDPVVQKNSRVSLLETSVKSEALDEVRKCKTEAVGLKNSADQMQCYAT; translated from the exons ATGACATTTTATAAATGTATAAAAAT aaaaaaccGTCAAAGTAAAAtttcaaagaaagaaaaagttcCCGCGAAAATGAGTTCAATTTCCCCTCTTCGCGCGGTGTGGATTATGGCGGCGCTGCTTCTTCTTGCCAACACCGTCACGGTGGTGAATTCCATCCCCAACCGAGAACTAAACTCAATGCTCAACACTCTCCGATCAAGAGGCTACCATCTCTTCTGCAACGCAATCCTCACCTCCGATCTCCGATTCGATCTTCTCTCCTTCGACGATGCAAACTCAACCTTTACACACTCTTTCACTTTCTTCGCTCCCACCGATTCCTCCCTCTTCGCACTCGACATGACGCAATCCGCGTCGTCTTATACCAATACTCTCCGCTACCACATCGTCCCTCGCCGTCTCTCTCTTGGAGAGCTTCGTCTCCTTCCAAACGGTTACACGCTCCCTACACTTCTTCACACGCGCCATCTTAAAGTCACGCGCCATTCGGCGTCTTCTGTTACTTTTGTTGACGGCGTGGAAGTTTCTTTGCCGGGAATCTTTTACGGCCGTCACGTCGTCGTTCACGGCCTCGCCGGAATTCTTAATCCCCGATCTAATAATAGTTCTATTCATTCTCCAGATCACCGTCATTCCTCGTCAAGAACGGCTTCGCATTCTTCGGTAAATCAAACAATTCTTGATCCAGTTCAAAATTCGGTTTCGATCAACTTCACTGGCAACCGGCAAGATTCTTCTCATCCGGTTGATGCTCCGGTACCAGAGCCAGCAAAAGCGCCGGGAATCGGAACTATTCACGCTCATTCTAGTGTGAATTTTAGTAAAGTTCCTTCTATTGCGCCGGTTTTGCCTCTACAAGATCCTGCTTCTGCGAGATCTGTTTCCCCGGCTGGATATTCCGATGCGGAGGCTCCGGCGCCGGTGGATCTGGATCCGGTGGTGCAGAAGAATAGTAGAGTTTCGTTGTTGGAAACGTCGGTGAAATCTGAAGCGTTGGATGAAGTGAGAAAGTGTAAGACTGAAGCCGTTGGATTGAAAAATAGTGCTGATCAGATGCAGTGCTATGCAACCTAA